The Deinococcus aerolatus sequence GCGATATTCTCCACCGAGGGTTTCTGCATCTTTTACGGAAAGTGACAAGATCATTCCTGGGTTTTATCAGCCCGGCATTATTTCTCTTACACCATTTGGAGATGCTTTGAAATTAGCATGTATTTAGACTGCGGCAGCCTGCCACTTAATTAGCATGCCCGAACAACACCGAAGTAGGCAAAGCAGTCTGCTGCATCTCCTCAACGTACACATGCCGATACACGTCTAGCGTCATCACGGCACTTGCGTGCCCGAGTTGCTTGCTCAGCACTTCAATCCTCACACCAGCCCTGAGTGCCAGCGACGCATACTTGTGGCGCAGATCGTGAATCCGAATCCGAGGCACCTCAGCGGCCTTGCAGATGGCCGTCATGTGCACCTTCAGGTTGTCCGGGCTCAACGAGTCGCCTTTCAGATTCGTGAACACGAAGTCGTTCCGCTCCGCCTTGTCGCCCAGCTCATCTCGGACGGCCTGCTGCTGCTGACGCACTTGCTTGAGCAGAGTCACTACGTCTGCCGACAGGTACAGCGTCCGCCGACTCGTCTTCGTCTTCGGGCGAGTCAGCACTTTCTCCTTGCCCGCAACATGAAGCGCCTGCTCGATACGCACATGTGGTGAGTCAGCGTCCAAGAACACGTTCGACCAAGTCACCCCACACGCCTCACCGCGTCTCACACCCGTCAGCAACATGAACAAGAACACCGGACCCCATCGGTGACGTCTACAGGCCGCAGCGAAGCGCGTTGCCTCAGCTG is a genomic window containing:
- a CDS encoding tyrosine-type recombinase/integrase, producing MATGIYPLQNGKYRWQIMVEGHRFHGVADSVKEAQQARAQKLAEQAKGLVIAPSRVTLGEQLAAWLAEKDQSRAKRTSLGYRYSSEKYISDSFKARKLKDIRPVHIRQLYTELQERGVTESNTLRLTHVVIHGVFEFALKDELIARNPAHGLKPNTTNKDDVKDLLVLNPAEATRFAAACRRHRWGPVFLFMLLTGVRRGEACGVTWSNVFLDADSPHVRIEQALHVAGKEKVLTRPKTKTSRRTLYLSADVVTLLKQVRQQQQAVRDELGDKAERNDFVFTNLKGDSLSPDNLKVHMTAICKAAEVPRIRIHDLRHKYASLALRAGVRIEVLSKQLGHASAVMTLDVYRHVYVEEMQQTALPTSVLFGHAN